One region of Chloroflexota bacterium genomic DNA includes:
- a CDS encoding ABC transporter permease: VDIYRLLDPDGVPEQAAARFLASEPFARHVAQRQDRAAFAPPGTSPLARDPARAPANARPSRAGPGWLPQLFWLTLRYLAVLKGDRVALAVLFAAAPVSAVMLSGTLPVDIFELSRDDGGNARQALSLLFMLITSSILLGGFVASRSIAEEGAIYARERLVNLQIAPYVLSKAAVLGLFSVVQTAALVFITAGRIEIPGGNDALRDIYLVVLAVNLISVAAGLFASAVARNGLQATLMIVIFLMVQLAIAGGIVPLKGMDAVARAMSMLTPGRWALSLLGRIADINARMDAQFPKNNFVDQFTVEPSTCWAALGGIFVGLMALAVIALKRRDVR, from the coding sequence GTGGACATCTACCGTCTGCTCGACCCGGACGGCGTCCCGGAGCAGGCCGCCGCTCGCTTCCTCGCCTCGGAGCCGTTCGCCCGCCACGTCGCCCAGCGCCAGGATCGCGCGGCTTTCGCCCCGCCAGGCACATCGCCGCTGGCGCGTGATCCGGCCCGGGCGCCGGCCAACGCCCGCCCCTCCCGCGCCGGCCCGGGCTGGCTCCCACAGCTCTTCTGGCTCACCCTCCGCTACCTCGCCGTCCTCAAGGGCGACCGCGTCGCGCTGGCTGTGCTGTTCGCGGCGGCGCCGGTGTCGGCCGTGATGCTGAGCGGCACCCTGCCAGTCGACATCTTCGAGCTGTCGCGCGACGATGGCGGCAACGCCCGCCAGGCGCTCTCGCTGCTGTTCATGCTGATTACGTCGAGCATCCTGCTCGGCGGGTTTGTCGCATCACGGTCCATCGCCGAGGAGGGCGCGATCTACGCCCGCGAGCGGCTGGTCAACCTCCAGATCGCCCCGTACGTGCTCTCGAAAGCGGCGGTGCTCGGGCTGTTCTCGGTGGTGCAGACGGCCGCCCTGGTGTTCATCACGGCCGGCCGCATCGAGATCCCCGGCGGCAACGACGCCCTGCGCGACATCTACCTTGTGGTGCTGGCCGTCAACCTGATCTCGGTCGCGGCCGGGCTGTTCGCATCGGCGGTCGCCAGGAACGGCCTCCAGGCGACGCTGATGATCGTCATCTTTCTGATGGTGCAACTGGCCATCGCCGGGGGCATCGTGCCGCTCAAGGGGATGGACGCTGTCGCCCGGGCGATGTCGATGCTGACGCCGGGACGGTGGGCGCTGTCGCTGCTGGGGCGCATCGCCGACATCAACGCCCGCATGGACGCCCAGTTTCCGAAGAACAACTTCGTCGATCAGTTCACCGTCGAGCCATCGACCTGCTGGGCGGCGCTCGGAGGCATCTTCGTGGGGCTGATGGCCCTGGCGGTGATCGCGCTGAAGCGGCGAGACGTACGGTAA